A part of Vulpes vulpes isolate BD-2025 chromosome 15, VulVul3, whole genome shotgun sequence genomic DNA contains:
- the BLOC1S6 gene encoding biogenesis of lysosome-related organelles complex 1 subunit 6 isoform X1 translates to MSFPGPTSPDGALAGPPQGLGPGEPTPGLSDTSPDEGLLEDLTVEDKAVEQLAEGLLSHYLPDLQRSKQALQELTQNQVVLLDTLEQEISKFKECHSMLDINALFTEAKHYHAKLVNIRKEMLMLHEKTSKLKKRALKLQQKRQKEELEREQQREKEFEREKQLTAKLAKRT, encoded by the exons ATGAGTTTTCCTGGGCCGACGTCCCCGGACGGGGCCCTGGCAGGgccaccccagggcctggggcccggGGAGCCGACGCCGG GTTTAAGTGACACTTCACCAGATGAAGGATTACTAGAGGACTTGACTGTAGAAGACAAAGCTGTGGAGCAGCTGGCAGAAGGATTGCTTTCTCACTACTTGCCAGATCTGCAGAGATCAAAACAAGCTCTTCAGGAACTCAC ACAGAACCAAGTTGTATTACTAGACACACTGGAACAAGagatttcaaaatttaaagaatgTCATTCTATGTTGGATATTAATGCTTTG TTCACTGAAGCCAAACACTATCATGCCAAGTTGGTGAATATAAGAAAAGAGATGCTGATGCTTCATGAAAAGACATCAAAGTTAAAA AAAAGAGCACTTAAACTACAGcagaagaggcagaaagaagagtTGGAAAGGGAGCAGCAACGCGAGAAggaatttgaaagagaaaagcagttgACTGCCAAACTAGCTAAGAGGACGTGA
- the BLOC1S6 gene encoding biogenesis of lysosome-related organelles complex 1 subunit 6 isoform X2 — translation MSGKRGLSDTSPDEGLLEDLTVEDKAVEQLAEGLLSHYLPDLQRSKQALQELTQNQVVLLDTLEQEISKFKECHSMLDINALFTEAKHYHAKLVNIRKEMLMLHEKTSKLKKRALKLQQKRQKEELEREQQREKEFEREKQLTAKLAKRT, via the exons ATGAGTGGGAAGCGAG GTTTAAGTGACACTTCACCAGATGAAGGATTACTAGAGGACTTGACTGTAGAAGACAAAGCTGTGGAGCAGCTGGCAGAAGGATTGCTTTCTCACTACTTGCCAGATCTGCAGAGATCAAAACAAGCTCTTCAGGAACTCAC ACAGAACCAAGTTGTATTACTAGACACACTGGAACAAGagatttcaaaatttaaagaatgTCATTCTATGTTGGATATTAATGCTTTG TTCACTGAAGCCAAACACTATCATGCCAAGTTGGTGAATATAAGAAAAGAGATGCTGATGCTTCATGAAAAGACATCAAAGTTAAAA AAAAGAGCACTTAAACTACAGcagaagaggcagaaagaagagtTGGAAAGGGAGCAGCAACGCGAGAAggaatttgaaagagaaaagcagttgACTGCCAAACTAGCTAAGAGGACGTGA